The Bacteroidota bacterium genome segment CTTCAGCAGGCTTTCTCATATCCCGTTTAACCCTGACGGGTTTTCCAACATCACCTCCGCGATATTCCATGGGCTGAGGCATATGGGATGATTGCACCCGTTTTTCCGGAAAATCATGCCTGACATTTGTTTCCTTAACAATTACATTGCGATTGTTGTAAACTACAGTTTTCACATTCTCATTAAAACCGCGCAACGGGCGCCTGGAATCATTATAAGTTGTCCGGTATGTTGTCCGGTAATAATACCGGGGATAATGAGCTACATAGTAATTAAAGTGCATCCAGGGTTGATGAACACGATTATTCAGGACAACGACAAAAGCTGTATTCAGATCAAACCTTGAAAATAGGGATGGCAGGGTTGCACTGAACATCCAATTACCATCTTCCATATAGACAAATTCATGGTTCCACACATCATAATAACATTCGATGTCTGGCAGATAATAATATTGTACCGAATTGATATTGTCATACTCAGGAGCCCAGGATGGGGGTACAACACCATAACCTTGAGCATTCACCGTAGTACTGCAAAAAATACTCAGAAGTACAATGAATAAAGCAATGACTCTGATGTCTTTCATTCCATACCGGAATACTTTAATTCCTTGTGGAATCTGATTTTTAAATGCTTCCATTTATGTTTGTTTTTATATGGCCTACTCTATCCGTTTTCGGCTTCCCGTTTGAGTGATCAAATTTATAAATGTATTTAAGTATAACTATTCCCCATAACTTTATATTATGCAAAGGTTGAAATTATTGATGTTTATACTAATATTCATCGTTCATGTCCTGCTCTTCATTGTTTTCAGTATCCTCCCGTTCTTTTTTCACCCTATAGTTATTAAAGCGGAAACTGAAAGTCAGAAGAACGATTTTGGCCTCCCGTTGAAATCTGCTGTACTTATGCTGTTTGGTGCTTTCAGTGGTGGAAACGAAACTGGGTTTCCCAAACAAATCGCGTACCTGCAGGGTCAGGGTACACTTTTGTTTCAGCAATCCCTGCCTGAGAGCCAGGGTAGAAAAATAAAAACCTGAACGTTTTCCCTGCGCCCTGATGGTGGGTGCATTGTAGGAATAAGTTGCCTGGAAAGTTGTATGCGCTGCAAGGTTGAAAGTGGGGTTAACACGAACATTCCAGGTATTGATGTTATTATCCACAGAAGCAACAGGCGTTCCAAATATGTGATAATTAAAATAATTGAAAGAAGTATTCAGCTTAAACCACTTGGCAAGTTCCAGATATACCATAAATTCTGTTCCAATTGAACGGTCATGGTTGATATTTTCAAAAGTAGTGGTGGTTATCTGCGTAGCTGGAGCAAAAGTAGTAATTTGCTGGATCAGATCGGATGTCTGCCTGAGGAATCCCTCCAGCGAAAGATAAGAGGAACCGGTTAATTTTTTCTGAAGGTTCAACTCAAAAGAATTTGCAAATTCAGGAAGTAAGCCGGGATTTCCCTGACGGATTGTTTGTGGGTCTATACGTAAAACAAAGGGGTCGATATTATAATTCCTCGGCCGGTTGATACGGCGGGTATAACTAGCCTGAACCTCCAAATTCCAGGGCAACTGCCTGGATAAATGAACCGATGGGAATAAGTCTATACGGTTCACATTATATTTTTTATCTTGTATTTCCTGATTTAATGACCTGTCTTCATATTCCGTGCGAAGGCCAATCTGATAATCAAAAACAGGCAGGGAATTGGAAAAAGTGACATAAAAAGCCTGAATCTGATCCTTAAAAACTATCCTGTCGGTCTGGGCACTATCCTGAACCCACACATTCCCCACGAAATTGTCCAGGTAGGAGTTTCCTTTAGCCTTTGAATAAGTCCCCTGGTAACCGGCTTCCAATTTACCCTTTTCCCCAAGGGGCAGGCTGTAATCAATCTTTGTGCGCAACTGGGTTTGGTCGCTGTTTTGAATGGATTGCTGAACAATTTTCTTCTTTCCCAATGTGTTCCAATTAACATCGGTAGTATCCTGCTGTAAATTATTCTGTTCATCATCAGGACCGCCTGTAAAATAAGCAGATGCAGAAATTTCGTGTCCCTTATCGTTAAATTT includes the following:
- a CDS encoding TonB-dependent receptor, which gives rise to MKSLIILSLKTLLSIFFLMTFIQVNGQESLRSKVQNDCRVSGTVIDESSGQPVQYASVAIFRAKDSTLLTGAMSGEDGKFIIEGLPYGQFYIQITFVGYQKQRFGSIILSANQKTTEVGKIKINPVASALKTVVIEGVVPPEQFKIDKRVVNIEQDITAAGGTLADALQNVPSIQTDVEGNVTLRGSSNYTVLIDGRPSPVDGSEALQQIPANLVKSVEIITNPSAKYEAEGSAGIVNVIMKKQKLRGESGMFTATAGLGDKYSLSLNLNYKISKFNFSLGAIYRDMRSAVKNYMNNSDTLGTRLIKNQIINGSGNFHRQGKEINGGISYNINAKNTLTLSGSLGNRSFKRPMTSSYHDSYFNFMDPPTDIYYLNSSRSEDKRIYHNVNLDYNLKFNDKGHEISASAYFTGGPDDEQNNLQQDTTDVNWNTLGKKKIVQQSIQNSDQTQLRTKIDYSLPLGEKGKLEAGYQGTYSKAKGNSYLDNFVGNVWVQDSAQTDRIVFKDQIQAFYVTFSNSLPVFDYQIGLRTEYEDRSLNQEIQDKKYNVNRIDLFPSVHLSRQLPWNLEVQASYTRRINRPRNYNIDPFVLRIDPQTIRQGNPGLLPEFANSFELNLQKKLTGSSYLSLEGFLRQTSDLIQQITTFAPATQITTTTFENINHDRSIGTEFMVYLELAKWFKLNTSFNYFNYHIFGTPVASVDNNINTWNVRVNPTFNLAAHTTFQATYSYNAPTIRAQGKRSGFYFSTLALRQGLLKQKCTLTLQVRDLFGKPSFVSTTESTKQHKYSRFQREAKIVLLTFSFRFNNYRVKKEREDTENNEEQDMNDEY